Proteins co-encoded in one Actinomadura luteofluorescens genomic window:
- a CDS encoding PucR family transcriptional regulator → MISVSGLVDALGPGLLRLVAPGRDAQVHDVVLAEPGEAAGQPGEIVLGAGVADPAAAVALLERAGAAGASGVVFKSPLAGAAEVTAAARRLGPALVELQRDASWTHVIWLVRGAVDRAHAPLPGPSGPQDDLFALADTAAEIADAPVTLEDARSRVLAYSGRQDSTDPARVSTIVGRRVPPQVIAHLRASGVFRKLARSSDPVLVPAGPDGMLPRLVIPVRAGGEWLGSIWVVARTAISPDRVRRLAELASVLALHLLRLRAEAGVARRLTADQVRAALQDGSQPVPAPPPWRVVALGSQAGTEDVRRRLDLWDAITRRYGWHRPLLTDLSGTIFAVLAEPGRDTAESGTMPWLRHVLTRARAHDRTLYAAAGGPAHSPADLLRSRTEASELASLVESGGLAPGTVLLEDAWDAVVVERARKAVGTDPLGGPLPALRAHDEKHGTSYLPTLAAWLDHYGDPKGAAQALAVHPNTLRHRLRRMNEVTAVDLSTPQKRLALRLQLTALEPRP, encoded by the coding sequence ATGATCAGCGTGAGCGGCCTGGTCGACGCGCTGGGCCCGGGCCTGCTGCGCCTGGTCGCGCCCGGCCGCGACGCGCAGGTGCACGACGTCGTCCTGGCCGAACCCGGCGAGGCCGCCGGGCAGCCGGGAGAGATCGTCCTCGGCGCCGGGGTGGCGGACCCGGCCGCCGCCGTCGCGCTCCTGGAACGCGCCGGTGCGGCGGGGGCGAGCGGCGTCGTGTTCAAGTCGCCCCTCGCCGGCGCCGCCGAGGTGACCGCCGCCGCGCGCCGCCTCGGACCGGCGCTCGTCGAACTCCAGCGGGACGCGTCCTGGACGCACGTCATCTGGCTGGTGCGCGGCGCCGTCGACCGCGCCCACGCCCCGCTCCCCGGACCGTCCGGCCCGCAGGACGACCTGTTCGCCCTGGCCGACACGGCCGCCGAGATCGCCGACGCCCCGGTGACGCTGGAGGACGCGCGCTCCCGCGTCCTCGCCTACTCCGGCCGCCAGGACAGCACCGACCCGGCCCGCGTCTCCACGATCGTCGGCCGCCGCGTCCCACCGCAGGTCATCGCCCATCTGCGCGCCTCCGGGGTGTTCCGCAAGCTGGCCCGGTCGAGCGACCCGGTCCTCGTCCCCGCCGGCCCGGACGGCATGCTGCCCCGCCTCGTCATCCCCGTCCGCGCCGGCGGCGAGTGGCTCGGCTCGATCTGGGTCGTGGCGCGCACGGCGATCTCCCCCGACCGCGTCCGGCGCCTGGCCGAACTGGCGTCCGTCCTGGCCCTGCACCTGCTCCGCCTCCGGGCCGAGGCCGGAGTCGCGCGCCGCCTCACGGCGGACCAGGTGCGCGCCGCCCTCCAGGACGGCTCCCAGCCCGTCCCGGCTCCGCCGCCCTGGCGCGTGGTCGCGCTCGGGAGCCAGGCCGGGACCGAGGACGTCCGCCGGCGCCTCGACCTCTGGGACGCGATCACCCGCCGCTACGGCTGGCACCGCCCCCTCCTCACCGACCTCTCCGGCACGATCTTCGCGGTCCTGGCGGAACCGGGACGCGACACCGCCGAGTCCGGAACGATGCCCTGGCTGCGCCACGTCCTCACCCGCGCCCGCGCCCACGACCGCACCCTGTACGCGGCGGCGGGCGGCCCCGCCCACTCCCCCGCCGACCTGCTCCGCTCCCGCACCGAAGCGTCCGAACTCGCGTCCCTCGTCGAGTCCGGCGGCCTCGCCCCCGGCACCGTCCTCCTGGAGGACGCCTGGGACGCCGTGGTCGTCGAACGCGCCCGCAAGGCAGTCGGCACCGACCCGCTGGGCGGCCCCCTCCCCGCCCTACGCGCCCACGACGAGAAACACGGAACGTCCTACCTCCCGACCCTCGCCGCCTGGCTGGACCACTACGGCGACCCCAAGGGAGCCGCCCAGGCCTTGGCCGTCCACCCCAACACCCTCCGCCACCGCCTACGCCGCATGAACGAGGTGACCGCGGTAGACCT
- a CDS encoding NAD(P)/FAD-dependent oxidoreductase, with protein sequence MARRVAVVGAGMVGLSTAWFLQEHGDDVTVFDRRDVAAGASWGNAGWLTPGLATPLPEPAVLSYGVRAVLSPSSPVYVPPSANPRLLRFLAGFARNSTAARWRRAMEALVPINGRALPSFDALLDGGVRAETSEAGSFLAAYRTREERRVLLEEIEHIRAAGQELEYEVLTGDEARRVEPALSGEIGAAILLRGQRFINPGVFVHALADSVRDRGGKIRAGADVTDVRDEPGGVAVRTGGSDFETFDAVVLASGVWLGGLARRFGVGALVQAGRGYSFSVPMERVPDGPVYFPAQRVACTPLGDRLRVAGMMEFRRPEAPLDPRRIRAIVEAARPLLRGADLDARRDEWVGSRPCTRDGLPLIGATRSPRVFAAGGHGMWGITLGPATGSLLAEMIAIGRRPGELDPFDPLR encoded by the coding sequence ATGGCGCGCCGAGTCGCCGTCGTGGGTGCCGGCATGGTCGGTCTGTCCACCGCATGGTTCCTGCAGGAGCACGGCGACGACGTCACCGTGTTCGACCGGCGGGACGTCGCGGCCGGGGCGTCCTGGGGCAACGCCGGGTGGCTGACCCCCGGCCTGGCGACCCCGCTGCCCGAACCGGCCGTCCTCTCCTACGGCGTGCGCGCGGTGCTCAGCCCGTCGTCGCCGGTCTACGTCCCGCCGAGCGCGAACCCGCGGCTGCTGCGATTCCTCGCGGGGTTCGCCCGCAACAGCACGGCGGCGCGGTGGCGGCGCGCGATGGAGGCGCTGGTGCCGATCAACGGGCGGGCGCTGCCGAGCTTCGACGCGCTGCTGGACGGCGGCGTCCGCGCGGAGACCAGCGAGGCCGGGTCGTTCCTCGCCGCCTACCGGACGCGGGAGGAGCGGCGCGTCCTGCTGGAGGAGATCGAGCACATCCGCGCGGCCGGCCAGGAGCTGGAGTACGAGGTGCTGACCGGCGACGAGGCGCGCCGGGTGGAGCCCGCCCTGTCCGGGGAGATCGGCGCGGCGATCCTGCTGCGCGGGCAGCGCTTCATCAACCCGGGCGTGTTCGTGCACGCCCTCGCGGACTCGGTCCGCGACCGCGGCGGCAAGATCCGCGCGGGCGCGGACGTGACGGACGTCCGGGACGAGCCGGGCGGGGTGGCGGTCCGCACGGGCGGCAGCGACTTCGAGACGTTCGACGCGGTGGTCCTCGCGAGCGGCGTGTGGCTCGGCGGCCTCGCCCGGCGGTTCGGGGTCGGCGCGCTCGTCCAGGCGGGCCGCGGGTACAGCTTCAGCGTGCCGATGGAGCGCGTCCCCGACGGTCCGGTGTACTTCCCCGCGCAGCGGGTCGCCTGCACGCCGCTCGGCGACCGGCTCCGCGTCGCCGGGATGATGGAGTTCCGCCGCCCCGAGGCGCCGCTCGACCCGCGCCGGATCCGGGCGATCGTCGAGGCCGCGCGCCCGCTGCTGCGCGGCGCCGACCTCGACGCCCGGCGGGACGAGTGGGTCGGGTCGCGGCCCTGCACCCGCGACGGCCTGCCGCTGATCGGCGCCACCCGGTCGCCGCGGGTGTTCGCCGCGGGCGGCCACGGCATGTGGGGCATCACGCTCGGCCCGGCCACCGGAAGCCTCCTCGCGGAGATGATCGCCATCGGGCGCCGTCCGGGCGAGCTGGACCCGTTCGACCCGCTCCGCTGA
- a CDS encoding DUF2637 domain-containing protein, protein MDEQRAAAVPLTRAQRVLAGVGGLFFAGLAGLGGYGSFASVRDVAEPWFGGQAWIVPAGVDLGILALVSVALLLEWLAMPMPALRWTAFAFTAATVWLNVSAAHGDPTGMVMHAAMPVLFITFIEAVRHAIRRRAGIAAGTVREGVPLARWLLAPFSTFRLWRRMVLWQITSYRHALTAEQRRRHALALLDDHYGRRWRSRAPADVVWMLTDGVMLDQALARVTELTAPKPEPVDEPPPATAPAPRKPAQKAPPQKAAPQKAPPEPPQEAPSRKAPRGVATDNEARALAILDAEPGITGAELARRLDISSRQGQRLLSRLNRPAPTHSS, encoded by the coding sequence ATGGACGAGCAGCGCGCGGCCGCCGTGCCGCTGACCCGGGCCCAGCGGGTCCTGGCCGGGGTCGGCGGCCTGTTCTTCGCCGGCCTCGCCGGGCTCGGCGGCTACGGGTCGTTCGCCTCCGTCCGGGACGTGGCCGAGCCCTGGTTCGGCGGCCAGGCGTGGATCGTCCCGGCGGGCGTCGACCTCGGCATCCTCGCGCTGGTGTCGGTCGCGCTGCTGCTGGAGTGGCTGGCCATGCCGATGCCGGCGCTGCGCTGGACGGCGTTCGCCTTCACCGCCGCCACCGTCTGGCTGAACGTCTCGGCCGCGCACGGCGACCCGACCGGCATGGTGATGCACGCCGCGATGCCGGTGCTGTTCATCACGTTCATCGAGGCCGTCCGGCACGCCATCCGCCGCCGCGCCGGGATCGCCGCCGGGACCGTCCGCGAAGGCGTCCCCCTGGCCCGCTGGCTGCTCGCCCCGTTCTCGACGTTCCGGCTGTGGCGCCGCATGGTGCTGTGGCAGATCACCTCCTACCGGCACGCCCTGACCGCCGAGCAGCGCCGCCGCCATGCCCTGGCCCTCCTGGACGACCACTACGGCCGCAGGTGGAGGAGCAGGGCCCCCGCCGACGTCGTCTGGATGCTCACCGACGGCGTCATGCTCGACCAGGCCCTCGCCCGCGTCACCGAGCTGACCGCGCCGAAGCCGGAGCCCGTGGACGAGCCTCCGCCCGCGACGGCGCCCGCCCCGAGGAAGCCGGCCCAGAAGGCGCCGCCTCAGAAGGCCGCGCCTCAGAAGGCCCCGCCCGAGCCGCCGCAGGAAGCCCCCTCCCGGAAGGCCCCGCGCGGCGTGGCCACCGACAACGAGGCCCGCGCCCTCGCCATCCTCGACGCCGAGCCCGGCATCACCGGCGCGGAACTGGCCCGCCGCCTCGACATCAGCTCCCGCCAGGGCCAGCGCCTCCTCAGCCGCCTCAACCGGCCTGCGCCGACGCATTCGTCCTGA
- a CDS encoding hemerythrin domain-containing protein, translated as MSEYDWTLMYVMHDALRRELEHLAKVTAREDDDPRRLLAAAAGWELFKVSLHAHHTAEDEALWPVLRGTLAGQADDLALLDAMEAEHAAVDPLIEAIDTGAEPVGELVDALATALTAHLAHEEKEALPLIDATLTPEQFQAFGQAHGRHVGPDAPRVLPWLLDGVDEETVATTLSVLPAPARTAFDTQWQPAYKALERWPAS; from the coding sequence ATGAGCGAATACGACTGGACCCTGATGTACGTCATGCACGACGCGCTGAGGAGGGAACTGGAGCATCTCGCCAAGGTGACCGCGCGCGAGGACGACGACCCCCGCCGCCTCCTCGCCGCGGCCGCGGGCTGGGAGTTGTTCAAGGTGTCCCTGCACGCCCACCACACCGCCGAGGACGAGGCCCTCTGGCCGGTCCTGCGGGGGACGCTCGCCGGGCAGGCCGACGACCTGGCCCTGCTGGACGCGATGGAGGCCGAGCACGCCGCCGTCGACCCCCTCATCGAGGCCATCGACACCGGCGCCGAGCCCGTGGGCGAGCTCGTCGACGCCCTCGCCACCGCCCTGACCGCGCACCTCGCGCACGAGGAGAAGGAGGCGCTGCCGCTGATCGACGCCACCCTGACGCCGGAGCAGTTCCAGGCCTTCGGCCAGGCCCACGGCCGCCACGTCGGCCCCGACGCGCCGCGCGTGCTTCCCTGGCTCCTTGACGGCGTGGACGAGGAGACGGTCGCGACCACGCTGTCAGTCCTGCCCGCGCCGGCCCGCACCGCGTTCGACACGCAGTGGCAGCCCGCCTACAAGGCCCTGGAGCGCTGGCCGGCGTCCTGA
- the lpdA gene encoding dihydrolipoyl dehydrogenase, whose amino-acid sequence MSEHFDVVVLGAGPGGYVAAIRSAQLGLKTAIIEERYWGGVCLNVGCIPSKALLRNAELAHIFTHEQKTFGINVEGSVSFDYGVAYQRSRQVSDKLVKGVQFLMKKNKITSYDGRGTFTDPNTLEVAKQDGSSETVTFDNCIIAAGAHTKLLPGTSLSERVVTYEEQILSSELPGSIVIAGAGAIGVEFAYVLHNYGVKVTIVEFLDRMVPNEDADVSKELAKRYRKLGVDVLTSTRVDAIDDSGEKVKVTVTGKDGAQQVLEADKVLQAIGFQPNVEGYGLEKTGVALTERGAIDVDGRCRTSVPHIYAIGDVTAKLMLAHAAEAMGIVAAETIGDAETMELDYVMIPRATYCQPQVASFGWTEAQAKEQGFEVKTAKFPFSANGKALGLGEGDGFVKVISDAKYGEILGAHMIGPEVTELLPELTLAQQWDLTVNEVARNVHAHPSLGEAMKEAVHGLAGHMINL is encoded by the coding sequence ATGAGCGAACACTTTGACGTCGTGGTCCTGGGCGCGGGCCCGGGTGGATATGTCGCCGCGATCCGGTCGGCGCAGCTCGGGCTGAAGACGGCGATCATCGAGGAGAGGTACTGGGGCGGGGTGTGCCTCAACGTCGGCTGCATCCCCTCGAAGGCGCTGCTGCGCAACGCGGAGCTGGCGCACATCTTCACCCACGAGCAGAAGACGTTCGGGATCAACGTCGAGGGCAGCGTGTCCTTCGACTACGGCGTCGCCTACCAGCGCAGCCGCCAGGTGTCGGACAAGCTCGTCAAGGGCGTCCAGTTCCTGATGAAGAAGAACAAGATCACGTCCTACGACGGGCGCGGCACGTTCACCGACCCGAACACCCTCGAGGTGGCGAAGCAGGACGGGTCGAGCGAGACGGTCACGTTCGACAACTGCATCATCGCGGCCGGCGCGCACACCAAGCTGCTGCCGGGCACGTCGCTTTCGGAGCGCGTCGTCACCTACGAGGAGCAGATCCTCAGCTCCGAGCTCCCGGGCAGCATCGTCATCGCGGGCGCGGGTGCGATCGGCGTCGAGTTCGCCTATGTGCTGCACAACTACGGGGTGAAGGTCACGATCGTCGAGTTCCTGGACCGGATGGTCCCGAACGAGGACGCCGACGTGTCCAAGGAGCTGGCGAAGCGGTACCGCAAGCTGGGCGTGGACGTCCTCACCTCGACCCGGGTGGACGCGATCGACGACTCGGGCGAGAAGGTCAAGGTCACCGTCACCGGCAAGGACGGCGCGCAGCAGGTGCTGGAGGCCGACAAGGTGCTCCAGGCGATCGGTTTCCAGCCGAACGTCGAGGGCTACGGGCTGGAGAAGACCGGCGTCGCGCTGACCGAGCGCGGCGCGATCGACGTCGACGGCCGCTGCCGGACGTCCGTCCCGCACATCTACGCCATCGGCGACGTCACCGCGAAGTTGATGCTCGCGCACGCCGCCGAGGCCATGGGCATCGTCGCGGCCGAGACCATCGGCGACGCCGAGACGATGGAGCTCGACTACGTGATGATCCCGCGCGCGACCTACTGCCAGCCGCAGGTCGCCTCGTTCGGCTGGACGGAGGCGCAGGCGAAGGAGCAGGGCTTCGAGGTCAAGACCGCCAAGTTCCCGTTCAGCGCCAACGGCAAGGCGCTCGGCCTGGGCGAGGGCGACGGCTTCGTCAAGGTGATCAGCGACGCGAAGTACGGGGAGATCCTCGGTGCGCACATGATCGGCCCCGAGGTGACCGAGCTGCTGCCCGAGCTGACCCTGGCGCAGCAGTGGGACCTCACCGTCAACGAGGTCGCGCGCAACGTGCACGCCCACCCGTCCCTGGGCGAGGCCATGAAGGAGGCCGTGCACGGCCTGGCCGGCCACATGATCAACCTCTGA
- a CDS encoding MFS transporter: MNDSTNARQGADPGRGGEGTGPPEGAAPDEGAVRKAVTASAMGNCIEWFDFGVFSAGVMTSIVGTVFFPEDASGSATLRSFALVAAAFLARPFGGMFFGPLGDRLGRKRVLAATIILMSGSTFVIGVLPGYATIGLAAPLLLLGVRLVQGFSTGGEYGGAATMIAEYAPTNRRGFYGAFLEFGTLGGYIMGAGLVLLIDLLLSEDAMQSWGWRIPFLIALPLGAVGLYVRTRIEDTPTFQHMEAEGRKAQSPLRETVEHHWRTILNLIGIVILLNVAVYTLLTFMPSYLVDFLDMDDTSSQLTTIGVEAAMMVVILPLGALSDRIGRKPLLIAAAVGFLVLSWPAFALMQTHDPAGVVVGYAIIGGLLVMMLAVIGATFPAMFPTKVRYGAFAIGYNISTSLFGGTAAVLVGSLIDATGSNSVPAYYLMIVALVALLPIIKIRETAGVPIERAGEEDAPEPVGSGARRS; the protein is encoded by the coding sequence GTGAACGACTCGACGAACGCGCGGCAGGGAGCGGATCCGGGACGCGGAGGCGAGGGCACCGGACCGCCGGAAGGCGCGGCGCCCGACGAGGGCGCCGTCCGCAAGGCCGTGACCGCGTCGGCGATGGGCAACTGCATCGAGTGGTTCGACTTCGGTGTGTTCAGCGCCGGAGTGATGACGTCGATCGTCGGCACCGTGTTCTTCCCCGAGGACGCGTCCGGCAGCGCCACGCTGCGCTCGTTCGCGCTCGTCGCCGCGGCGTTCCTCGCCCGCCCGTTCGGGGGCATGTTCTTCGGCCCGCTGGGGGACCGGCTCGGCCGCAAGCGGGTGCTGGCCGCCACGATCATCCTGATGTCGGGCTCGACGTTCGTGATCGGCGTCCTGCCCGGCTACGCCACGATCGGGCTCGCCGCGCCGCTGCTGCTGCTCGGCGTCCGGCTCGTCCAGGGCTTCTCGACGGGCGGCGAGTACGGCGGCGCCGCCACGATGATCGCCGAGTACGCGCCGACGAACCGGCGCGGGTTCTACGGCGCGTTCCTGGAGTTCGGCACGCTCGGCGGCTACATCATGGGCGCCGGGCTCGTGCTGCTGATCGACCTCCTGCTCAGCGAGGACGCGATGCAGAGCTGGGGCTGGCGCATCCCGTTCCTCATCGCGCTGCCGCTCGGCGCCGTCGGGCTCTACGTCCGGACGCGGATCGAGGACACCCCGACCTTCCAGCACATGGAGGCGGAGGGCAGGAAGGCCCAGTCGCCGCTCAGGGAGACCGTGGAGCACCACTGGCGCACCATCCTGAACCTCATCGGCATCGTGATCCTCCTGAACGTCGCCGTCTACACGCTGCTGACGTTCATGCCGTCCTACCTCGTCGACTTCCTGGACATGGACGACACCTCGTCGCAGCTCACCACGATCGGCGTGGAGGCGGCGATGATGGTGGTGATCCTCCCGCTCGGCGCGCTGTCGGACCGGATCGGCCGCAAGCCGCTGCTGATCGCCGCGGCGGTCGGCTTCCTCGTGCTGTCCTGGCCGGCGTTCGCGCTCATGCAGACGCACGACCCGGCCGGGGTCGTGGTCGGCTACGCGATCATCGGCGGGCTGCTGGTGATGATGCTGGCGGTGATCGGCGCGACGTTCCCGGCGATGTTCCCGACCAAGGTCCGGTACGGGGCCTTCGCCATCGGCTACAACATCTCGACGTCGCTGTTCGGCGGGACGGCGGCCGTGCTCGTGGGCTCGCTGATCGACGCCACCGGCTCCAACTCCGTCCCGGCCTACTACCTGATGATCGTCGCGCTGGTGGCGCTGCTGCCGATCATCAAGATCCGGGAGACCGCCGGGGTGCCGATCGAGCGGGCCGGGGAAGAGGACGCCCCGGAACCGGTGGGTTCCGGGGCGCGGCGGAGCTGA
- a CDS encoding family 2B encapsulin nanocompartment shell protein, protein MTEQQQQEHQQQDHQLSLGTAAARNLATTTKSVPQMQGITSRWLLKLLPWVQASGGTYRVNRRLTYTLGDGRVTFVTTGADVRVIPRELGELAPLRGYDDDLTLDAIAGRFTQQEYAPGDVVVERGRPVDRVVLVAHGKLSRIGAGEYGSDAVLGTLANGDFFGEQALLGTPEGEEPPTWEHTVKAVTTCTILSMSQADFQETLGQSSSLQAHLDEYRASPRRAHNAHGEAAIEVASGHDGEPVLPSTFVDYEASPREYELSVAQTVLRVHTRVADLYNQPMDQIEQQLRLTIEALRERQEQEIVNNRDFGLLHNTDLSQRIHTRSGPPTPDDMDDLLTLVWKDPAFFLAHPKAIAAFGRECSARGIYPDSVDVGGHKVPGWRGVPIFPCNKIPVSPTLTSSILLMRTGEAAQGVVGLHQVGLPDEYQPGLSVRYMGIDDKALLNYLVSAYYSAAVLVPDALGMLESVEVAHGGAGA, encoded by the coding sequence GTGACGGAACAGCAGCAACAGGAGCACCAGCAACAGGACCACCAGTTGAGCCTCGGCACCGCGGCCGCGCGGAACCTGGCGACCACGACCAAGTCCGTCCCGCAGATGCAGGGCATCACGTCGCGGTGGTTGCTGAAGCTGCTGCCCTGGGTGCAGGCTTCCGGCGGCACCTACCGCGTCAACCGGCGGCTCACCTACACGCTGGGCGACGGCCGGGTCACCTTCGTGACCACCGGCGCCGACGTCCGCGTGATCCCGCGCGAGCTCGGCGAGCTGGCCCCGCTGCGGGGCTACGACGACGACCTGACCCTGGACGCCATCGCGGGACGCTTCACCCAGCAGGAGTACGCGCCCGGTGACGTCGTCGTCGAACGGGGGCGCCCCGTCGACCGCGTCGTCCTCGTCGCGCACGGCAAGCTCAGCAGGATCGGCGCCGGCGAGTACGGCTCCGACGCCGTCCTCGGGACGCTCGCGAACGGCGACTTCTTCGGCGAGCAGGCCCTCCTCGGGACGCCGGAGGGCGAGGAGCCGCCGACCTGGGAGCACACCGTCAAGGCGGTGACGACCTGCACGATCCTCAGCATGAGCCAGGCCGACTTCCAGGAGACGCTCGGCCAGTCCTCCTCGCTCCAGGCGCACCTCGACGAGTACCGGGCGAGCCCGCGGCGCGCGCACAACGCGCACGGCGAGGCGGCGATCGAGGTGGCGTCCGGGCACGACGGCGAGCCCGTCCTGCCGAGCACGTTCGTCGACTACGAGGCGTCCCCCCGCGAGTACGAGCTGAGCGTCGCGCAGACCGTGCTGCGCGTCCACACCCGCGTCGCCGACCTCTACAACCAGCCGATGGACCAGATCGAGCAGCAGCTCAGGCTGACCATCGAGGCGCTGCGCGAGCGCCAGGAGCAGGAGATCGTCAACAACCGCGACTTCGGCCTGCTGCACAACACCGACCTGTCGCAGCGCATCCACACCCGCTCCGGCCCGCCCACCCCCGACGACATGGACGACCTGCTCACCCTCGTCTGGAAGGACCCCGCGTTCTTCCTCGCGCACCCGAAGGCGATCGCCGCGTTCGGCCGCGAGTGCAGCGCCCGCGGCATCTACCCCGACAGCGTCGACGTCGGCGGCCACAAGGTGCCCGGCTGGCGCGGCGTGCCCATCTTCCCGTGCAACAAGATCCCGGTCTCGCCGACGCTGACCAGCTCGATCCTGCTGATGCGGACCGGCGAGGCGGCGCAGGGCGTCGTCGGGCTGCACCAGGTCGGCCTGCCGGACGAGTACCAGCCGGGCCTGTCGGTCCGGTACATGGGCATCGACGACAAGGCGCTCCTCAACTACCTGGTCAGCGCGTACTACTCGGCCGCCGTCCTGGTGCCCGACGCGCTCGGCATGCTGGAGTCCGTCGAGGTCGCCCACGGCGGTGCCGGCGCGTGA
- a CDS encoding family 2B encapsulin nanocompartment shell protein, translated as MTEERLALSTRAARNLASTTKTVPQTQGTTPRWLLSQLPWVQAGGGAYRVNRRLTYRLGDGLVTFVNDGAAIRVVPPELAELPPLRGLSDPAVLDGLAARFEQREYAPGELIAESGGPLDAVHLIAHGKVEESVPGAYDAAGRVGVRDGGGFFGADALLGEPGEWAHTFRALTPVIVLSLPREAIEELTERSEALRAHLEEYRAAPAPPRTRHGEAAIEVASGHGGEPVLPGTFVDYEASPREYELAVTQTILRVHSRVADLYGEPMDQVEQQLRLTIEEVRERQEHELINNRDFGLLHNADLRQRIQTLGGPPTPADMDELLARRRKTRFFLAHPKTIAAIGRECTRRGVYPAPVEVEGRRVHAWRGVPILPSDKIPISPTGTSSILALRTGEDDQGVVGLHRTGLEGEVRPGLAVRFTGIDDRGLLTYLVSAYQSAAVLVPDALGVLENVEIAR; from the coding sequence GTGACGGAAGAACGCCTGGCCCTCTCCACCCGCGCCGCACGCAATCTCGCCTCCACCACCAAGACCGTCCCGCAGACGCAGGGCACCACCCCGCGGTGGCTGCTGTCGCAGCTGCCGTGGGTGCAGGCCGGCGGCGGCGCCTACCGGGTGAACCGCCGCCTCACCTACCGGCTCGGCGACGGGCTCGTGACGTTCGTCAACGACGGCGCGGCGATCCGGGTCGTCCCGCCCGAACTGGCCGAGCTGCCGCCGCTGCGCGGCCTGTCCGACCCCGCGGTCCTGGACGGTCTCGCCGCGCGGTTCGAGCAGCGCGAGTACGCGCCCGGCGAGCTGATCGCGGAGTCGGGCGGGCCCCTCGACGCGGTCCACCTGATCGCGCACGGCAAGGTCGAGGAGAGCGTCCCCGGCGCCTACGACGCCGCCGGCCGGGTCGGCGTCCGCGACGGCGGCGGGTTCTTCGGCGCCGACGCCCTGCTCGGCGAGCCGGGGGAGTGGGCGCACACGTTCCGCGCGCTCACCCCCGTGATCGTCCTGTCGCTGCCGCGGGAGGCGATCGAGGAGCTGACCGAGCGGTCCGAGGCGCTGCGCGCGCACCTGGAGGAGTACCGCGCCGCGCCCGCCCCGCCGCGGACCAGGCACGGCGAGGCGGCGATCGAGGTCGCGTCCGGGCACGGCGGCGAGCCCGTCCTGCCCGGCACGTTCGTCGACTACGAGGCCTCGCCCCGCGAGTACGAGCTGGCCGTCACCCAGACGATCCTGCGCGTCCACTCCCGGGTCGCCGACCTCTACGGCGAGCCGATGGACCAGGTCGAGCAGCAGCTCAGGCTGACGATCGAGGAGGTCAGGGAGCGCCAGGAGCACGAACTGATCAACAATCGCGACTTCGGGCTGCTGCACAACGCGGACCTGCGGCAGCGCATCCAGACGCTCGGGGGCCCGCCGACCCCCGCCGACATGGACGAGCTGCTGGCCCGGCGCCGCAAGACCCGGTTCTTCCTCGCCCATCCGAAGACGATCGCGGCGATCGGCCGGGAGTGCACGCGGCGCGGCGTGTACCCCGCGCCCGTCGAGGTCGAGGGCCGCCGCGTGCACGCCTGGCGCGGCGTCCCGATCCTCCCGTCCGACAAGATCCCCATCTCCCCGACCGGGACCAGCTCGATCCTCGCGCTGCGCACCGGCGAGGACGACCAGGGCGTCGTGGGCCTGCACCGCACCGGACTGGAGGGCGAGGTCCGGCCGGGCCTCGCCGTCCGGTTCACCGGCATCGACGACAGGGGGCTGCTGACCTACCTGGTCAGCGCCTACCAGTCGGCCGCCGTGCTGGTCCCCGACGCCCTCGGCGTCCTGGAGAACGTCGAGATCGCCCGCTGA